The stretch of DNA CAGTAAATGCACTCATGTTCCATATTCTTTCCTTAAGGCTTAGCCATCAATAGTCATGTTTTCACTGCTGTCACCTCTCATCCCTTCACAGAGCAATTCTTCCTCCTGCCTGTTAACTCTCAGTATGAGAAACTAATTCATTTCTCTGTCCTAGCTGAGAAGGAAGAATGGAGGCCAAGGAAAtattctggaaaatgaaagacaaaactcACTTCAAATAGGATTTTGCTTCTAAACCTATTTATTTACCAGTAGCCCAGGATCTTGACAACAGATCTTGTTAGCTCTCAACACTCAGCTAGGGCAGTACTATAGAAAATTATCATCCAAAAAATACACAATTCTCTCAATGGTTACAAAGCTTAACTCATGGTTTTATCATGATATAGATGCTAGCTTTGGCTAAAACCAGAGCTTTGGGTCACATAGAATGGGCCTTGTCAGATAGCTGTAGAAGAAATCAAAGTACTTTTCAGGAAGAATTCTAGAGCAAGTATAAATCAGAGTTGCCAATATTTCCTTGgcctggtttcagctgggatagagttcattttcttcctagCATCTAgtacagggctgtgttttggattagTATGAGAATAACGTTGATAATACACTAATGTTTTGGCTGTTGGTAAGGCTTACCCTTAGTCAaggatttttccatttcctgtgctctgccagtgagcaggTACACAAGAAGCTGGAAGGGAACAcaactgggacagctgacctggACTGGACAAAGGAATAGTTCATACCACAGAGCATCTTTCCCAGTACACAAACTGGAGGGAGTTGGTTGGGGGCTGTCCATTGCTTCTTGGGGTCAGGCTATGAACCCATCAGCAGGTGGAGAGCAATTGCACTGTGCATTActtgtttctcttgggttttatacctctccctctctccttttcattacaataataattattataatctACACCtaattattgttgttgttactgttaCAGTCATATACGGTAGTAGTATTCTCAGACTATGAGGGTGCACTGGTATCCACTGCAGCCTTACACCAAGTACCACACAACAGCACACTCACTCACACCCCCACCCTGGGTGGGAGGgcaatcagaaagaaaaggtaaaccTCCTGGGTTAAGACAAGAACAGCTTAAtaactgaaacaaataaaatattataataatagtagcaatgaaaaggagagagggagaggaataaaatccaagagaaagaaatgatgCACAATAAAATTGCTCCCCACCTGCTGACTGATGTCCAGGCCCTTCCCAAGTAGAGATTGGCAgcccccagtttatatactgggcatgatgCTCCATGGTTCGGAATATCactttggccagttcaggtcagctgtcctagCTATGCTCCCTCATGGCTTCTTTTgcacctgctccctgccagagcatgggaaaacaggaaagccCTCGATTCAGAGTAAGCACTAAAatatcagtgtgttatcaatgttattctcatactgaatccaaaacacagccctgtaccagctactaagaagaaaattaacactaTTCCATCGGAAACCAAGACAGTTCTGAAAAAGTTCTTTGATCCTTACCActtctcttttcaaaagcagagctgaTAAACAGAAGAGGTGTGTGCACTTCTCCTTCTGAAGAACCACCATGACTGCCCGTTTCAGACATCCCGTGATCCCCACACACAACTAGCAAATTGGGCAAAGAAGCTTCTTCCtgcaaatcacagaaaaaaaatttaagttatTGTACTAACACGAGTCATGTATATCACTTCACCATCTCCATCATTTTCAAACATGAATATGTCTCAaagtgaatttaatttttttaaacttgctcACAACACCTGGGGTAGATAACAAGAGATGTCTGCAGCTAAATGTTGTGCGGTAATAGTAATTTTTAGAAGTTAAGGCACATACTTACTAACAGACTTGTCaatatattaggaaaaaaactcaccaaaaaaaatcccaaactttaAAAACCCCTTAATTTACAGTCTCAAGAAATTCACCAAAAGATTAAATAAAGGCTATCACACTGCGGGAAGAAAATCAGGAgcccaggaacagcagcattAACAGAGAAGTATTTCCCACTTCTTTTCTTCACCTTCACTGAGTGGTTAGTATACATGCTGAATTTATTAATATTGCAAATGGTAAAATAATATcaatttaatatgaaaaaataatcctatttCTAATACTCTCTAGTGTCTCAAGTGTTTTTGGGATCATGACTGATAAACGATGTGGATGTTTCTGAATAAAGAGAACAACAGAAGCATAAGTGAGGCCTGCCCAAGAATTTTGAGCTAACAAATCAAAGatggcagaaaataaacagtcaATCCACAACAAAGTCGTTTTTTGTCATCTCTAGTTATTACCAGTACCTGTTCTACCCAAAAAGTAAAGTGCCTTTATTACTCCTGTATTCTAAAACTGAGATAAAGGTTTTCAGTTGACAAAAGCAAACATACTAAAAAAGTTGTAGCAAAACCACTACAACATTCATGAAGCTTCCACACACAGGATTTAATCTCTCCTTTCATACTACAGTATCCATTTGTCTAAAAGTACTACTGAAATTTTGTGAGCAGCTGTTCTGAATTGCAGttgccaaaaacaaacaagaaaaatgcttcGGGCCGCTTGGAATTAGGACTTGGTAGTTCAACATCCAGACACGGATGTTTAGGTAACTGACAACCTGCATATCCAAATCTAAAAACAGGTTCAGATGTGCTGCATTTAGCATAAGACAAAATGTAGTTTACAACCACCATTTCCATTTGAATTTCTCAAATATCTAAGAATTAGGTATGCCTTCATAACTGTAGACATTAGAGCCATTAGCTTTACATGCCCATTACTCCTCCCGTTGAATTTCATTACTAGAAAGCACACCAACCACCGTCCTAATTCACGAGTGATAAGAGAATTTTGACATGCATTCCTCTTGCTGCACACCAAGAGGGAGTTAtttcccacagctgctcagaGGAGGCTCTTAAGAGATGTTACTAAAGTCAGCCAGTAAATCCTTAAAAACGCTACACGGTACTGTTAACTggggaatgtcctgggaagggaaggaaaagaacttCAGTCCAGGAATAAACAAGCTACCATCCACAACCAGCGAGCATTTTAATGTCAGTCCACAACTAACAAGACACTGATCCAAGAGGAAGCTATATTACctttgaaagaagagaaatatgaATCTTCTTCAGTATGTTATCCATTTCACGAAGTTTTGGTCCCACTAATGGGCTGTTTGGCCCACTAATATGTCCAATATGGTCCAATCCCAGGTAATGTAGTATTAGGATATCCCAGTCTTCTCTCTTTAGCACTCTATCCAAATGCCTGGTAACATTGTCATCAAcctcaaagaaaaggaaaacaattaaaaggtaaaaataactTCTCTCTCGtaaaaaacatggagaaattAGATCGCGCTACCCATGAAAATTCTGCAGAAGTTGATGAGAATTACAGTCACTCACAACgttaatgagagaaaaaaaatcagaccaaTTAGTTCAAAGTCAGGCAGtcaaatatatttctcttaCAAAAGAGATTCTTCACCCCAATTACTTGTTTCTGGTCACGATGCATCAGATTACATACAAACAAGGCAAACAGGTTGCCAAGCTTCCACAGAAACTTAAACCACTTTCATCCTTCACACTCTTGATCTCTCACTTCACAAATTGTCAAGTACATAAAGTATTGTAAGCACAGGGAAAAGCCTCTGTTTAGTGCTTGGAATCACAGGAgggcaaaaaacccacacttgCTTTTTCGACTCAGTTTTTGCTAGGCAAATACAAGAAGATTGTACTTGCTGCGAGTGAAAGAACTGGCAACATAGtgagaaagtaaaattatttgaaaagtgCTATTTGGAGCCTAACTTACCTGTTTTCCTGCTTAGGTTGGCAATGCATTTTTAGTTGCATACTTTCTCCCTGGATATTAAAAATCCTTATAATATTTCACATGCAACATCACTTTGCTGACTCTGGAtataaataccaaaaaaaatctataaaaagcTGTGTGTTTAAGGGACTATATTCAGATAGATAAAGACTGCCTAAGGAGCTTGAGAGTCACAAAATCACAGATCCAGCAGCATACTTGCATTTTTCCACTGCATGTTGAAGCTTTTGCAAGTCTTACTAGTGTAACCAGTTAGAAGCGTCTTCCAATCCATTTAGACCTTTGTAACAGCCTTACACATGTTAATAAAATATGTCAGTAGCAGTGGGTCAACAGCCTGAGGTTTAACAAACCATAAAGGTTCAAGAATGAACTAAAATTGTCAAAGCATTTACTCTTCTAGTGTGTCCAGAGCAAGAATTTTCACAATTTGTTTCGTTTACTTTCTATGCTCCTTCTTTGATAACATAATGAAACACTGCTCCTATTGCAGTTACAAAAGTGATGCAATACTACAGAAGTATGCCTCTAGAAGACCAAGATAATCTATTAATTGGCCACTTAAGGATGGCATTAACTAATATAAATACGATAGGAAACTGGAAACGTGGATAGTggaatttttaaacaaagcaacTGGTCTAACTTCCTACCACAAGAAGTTTTGTAAGAAAATCGTACATTTAGGAAAGTTATACAGTAACTgcatcatccaaacacttcccAGCATGAAGGACTGAAATGCTTAGCTCCACAGTGCCCATACCAACCACACATGTAAATCCAATTTCTATTTAATTGCCAGGTGCCTATTTCAGAACAAGCATAGCTTTACTCATTCCCTCTTAGAAGTTGCCACTGTGTGCTTGTATTCACTTTATTTACCTTGGGATCATACAAAGCCTCTCACCTCTGTAAAGTCTGACACAAAAAACGATGTAGTTCCATCATATTCCATGAAGTGCTTTGGGAACAATTTAACCCATGTATCATCACCATAAAAGATTAttcttttcccagctgcttTTGCCTGCCATATCAGATTGTCATCTAACAGAGCTGGAGAATTGAGGTTCACAACAACATCAATGAAACCAGGTATGCTACCTGTCATCAAAGCCTAcatgaaacaagaaaagagaCAACATTAAACAAGAAGCTTCCAGGGATCAGAAGACAGTAGCAGTGTAAGCAGGAGGAAGCAATAAACCAGATGGCAGGCAAATTATACTTTAAGTAAAGAAACATAACAAAGTAAAGGAACACAAGCTGTCCTGACACATAACCTCACCTGCCACAATACAGTGCTAGTTGATGTCAGAGATGATGGCTTTACAAAAGGTAAAAACAATATTGTCTTAACTAGTGGACAGCAAAATGACTTTGTATGACTTAGctgaaatttgtttcatttactAGTCATTAAATCACCAAAAAGGTCTAAGTAAACTGACTCAACATTCACAATGATAGTACATTTGAAACACTAAATAAGACACATCTAGGAAATGAAATGAAGTCCACCTATGAATAGTTACCAAACTGTTTCCCCCTCACTCTCTCACTGGCCTTCTAGTTGACCTACAAAGATCACTCCCCCAGCTTCTTCAATGCAGAGGTGTCACTCAGATCCATCACTGACAAGCCTGGATGATACCACCACAATTAATCTTTTAGTTACATAAAACTTCACACAGTTTCCTTTTTAAGCTCTTCAAAAACATCCTTATGACAAAACAATTTAATACTAAACTGGATTTTCTATCCAAGTTAcaagaacacagagaaatacCAATAAAAATGTTCTTGGATAGAAGACCAGTGGGAAACTTGACAACTGAGAAGCTACTGGCCTTCCCATGACTGCAAATAAAGAGATTATGCACTAGGGCCTTAACCTCTGGGCGATGGCAAATCAGGACTCTATCACATGCACTCCTACAGCAAAGAGAGATCCAGCCACAACAAACCTGTCCTTTATGCCAACTCCCAGCatacaaaacaaacacttcaaaattttctcaaatgaaatgggaaaaaaaaaaaaatcatttaccTTAATTCGAGGCATAGTCACAGTAGGTGGCTTTGCTTCAGCAATGAAGCTGTAGGAAGTCCCTTTTTCAACAACTTGCGTAGTATATGGCATGAACTGTTTCCCTTTGGATCCAAACACAAAGTCATCTCTCAAAGCATCTATCAGCACAATGACAACTTTATTGAAAAGCGGTGCAGGAATCTTGGTCCAGTTGGAAACCACTCCTAAGCAACAAAAACAGGGTACACAAAAGCCATGAACAAATTTTACCAAAGACTAGACAGAAGTTAAAAGGACAACTTCACCACAGAAATGAGTGCTTTCAactcctttattatttttacatttggaAATGAGAAATTGCAAACAACAGCCAACGTGAGAAGTAATCAGAGGATGCTGGGTTTTCAGGCCATCCAGCACAGGAATAACACAACTGCAACTCCAACAAAGCATCTaggaagtaaaacaaaatgtgaATGGAATGTGTGATGTGAAATtgggaaaactgaggaaaagcTTTGAAATGGAGAATGTTCAAAGCAATAAGAAGGGGTAGCTGCTACTTTCACTCTTGTTAATTCATTAAAGCTGAACTACACATATATCtgacagactttttttaaaaaaagatgctACATTCACTTGTACTAACACACAATTTTGCACATCAGAACACAAGCAATGCCTCTTAATCAAATGTCACCATAAGATAACAggaaaattacaaagaaatatgAGATAGCAggaaaattacaaagaaatagACAATTTCACTGAAACTTGAAGGTAAAAGATCTGTGCACACTTGTTCCCTTCAAGGTAGAAGACTGTATGCCAGGCTAGTTCGGTGATGGCAGCTGCAGGGCCAAAATCCAATTCCAGAATTCCCAGACCGTGGTACAAGGGCAGGCAcagcaaaatgctgctgtgcatCAAGCAGTAGGCAATGTCATGCCTTCAGGGCCACCCTTCTCTTGCACAGACTTAATTCTCGCTGCAGCAACTCTTGATCTGCATTCAGTTCGGTCCACATGATGACATTAAGCTCTTGGCTCACCCTCTACAAGTCTCATTTCTTTaccaggaaaacacacagaagggCAAAATGGAAGCAGAATGCATCCTACCCACAGACCTCTATTCAGACAATATTGTGTTTAATCGACTTTTCAGCACATGCATTACATAAAGCTAGGGTTTCTACACTCCTTTAGAATAAAGTTTGTTTCTGCATAAGTGGTTGACAATTTGGAAAGGTCACAGATAGTGGTGTGTCTAACACAagaaactcaaaaaaaaccacaccaaaaaaacaaaaaaaaacctcagaaactGTGTTTTGGAGTACACAGATAAGCGTCAATAAACTGATATTCACAGACTCGTTACTGCTAATGATTTTTCCAGATCAGAAAATGATGGAGGAGGGCACagcagggggaagaaggaaatctcaaaaacaataaaatgctAACTACCAGCAACCCTAATTAAACTGATAATTTTGGTTTAACAGGACTTGAATTATCAACTAAAAGGCATGCTTCGGCTCTCCATGAAAAACAAGAAGGCACCACTGGATGTACTGTCGGTAAAATCTTTCTCATAATTTACTCCTATCCACTTGCTTAGTGAAAGAAAGCTTCCTGGACACCAAAAATGATCAGATCATAAACACATACATCCTTCTCTTAAGTTCCTCTTGCAGTGTAATTCGTCAGTAAGTCAAAGTATTGAGAAGTTCAAATGAATTCTGAGTCACAAGCCACCTGAAAATACTTATTGTAAGACAGTGAAAACAACACATGGTGCAAGTCTTGGCACGTGGCATGCTTATTTAGGGTTACTTACTTAGAGAACAGTTACTTTAAATGAAGCTGAACTTCTGCAAGCAGTGAAGAAAACCACAGGTTCTCTATCAAAAACTTCCTACAATGAGGTGCTGCAAGGATTCACTATTACAGCCATCCCACAGGCAAGACTGCATGGAGTCAATGGCAGTCAGGACTCACAAAGGGAACATGCAGGAAATACAGAGACACTGGGGAAATAATCTTTCCTGAATAGACCTAAAGTAGGTTGAAAGCCTTCTGCATCATGTGTTTAGTAAGCAACACCTTGCCTTTATAGCTTATCGTTCAGACTAAGAGATCACTGTGCAAGCAAATCATAACACAAGAACTACAGAAAGAAAGTGTTCTTCCGCTGTCACTCTATTTTTGCCTACTACACCTGGGATTACTAGTGACATGCCTAAATTTAAACTGCCTGTAGAGCCCTGTGGTGCACACTAACACTGTTCAGCACAAATCAGTCCTTCCAAAACCCAGTTATCTGACATCTCCGTCCCACCCAAGCAGTCTCCCTCTGCATTAGTCTCCAGCCAATAATCACATGTGAATGTAACATTTCACTCACAGCAGCCTATCAAACATCTCTGGCAGTCTTGGTAAACTCCAGCTAAAAAGCAACCTGCCATCCAGCAAAATCCACTCAGGTCTGTTACCAGATTAGATTCTTTCATTGTTCCTGCTTAATTGGTATCAGTacatcacattttaaattacacaaccttctcttccctccacTGCATCTCACAATTCAAGTAACgactcgatgatctttgtggATCCCTCTCAACTCAGAATATACTGTggttctgcaaaaaaaaagtcacacacTTTGGAAGAATAACAACAAATAACAAGCAGCTGAAGACCCAGTTTTGCAGGTACAGTCCTGTTCCACAAAGTTACTAAGTAGGTGTCCCAAGTAAGAGCTTTGTACCAGCAAAATAACTCCTACTCCATTCAGCTGCCCACTGAACCTGAAGTTTCACCCTACAAGCTCCAAACACTGGTGAAGAAAGAACACTCCTTCAAGTACATAGTCCTCTTCTTCGCACTACTTTACTGCAACTTGAGACTGAACACATAAAAAAGTTATATTATCAGCATGTCCTCTACTGACTCCTCATTATAAAGACGCTTGAAAACTTCGGTTTCGCCAATTCAGCTACAGAACAGAGCAGGACCTGTAAAGGCGGTGATTTCACAGAAATGGTAATGGACAGCGATACCGTGCACGTTGCAACCTCCATTGCTACAGTCACTTTGTGGCTACTGAGGTGCTAAAATCCCAACGAGGTGGCGTTAAGACGCTCACACAACACAGAAGCATCACAGACACGATGGTTCTTGGGCACAACACAACCGGCGAGCTAACAGAGCAAGCACCCAGGTGTTTTAACTGAGACGGCATCATTTAACGCAAACAACTTGCCATTAAACAGGAGGGGTATGACGGCAACATCAGCGTCAGGGAacggggaaaaaaaggacaggaaaaccCTTCAGAGACATGACAGCTGACGCTGGAGGCTTTTTGCCACAGTGAGCAGATGCTGCTGGCAGTAATCGACAACTACATGGAAACCAGCTAAGTTCTACACTACTCCGGAAGCAGTTCTGGAAGCACGAAGGCGTCTCCAGAAAGGTGTCCCGCGGCACCGAGGGAGAGGGCGCGCTGGGCGGCTGCTCGCGTTACCtgggccgggcggggccggctCGGCGGGAGAGTCCGCACGGGCCTCTCTGCGGGGCAGAGACCTGACGGGCACCGGGAAGAAGCCGCGGAGGAACAGCGCGACGCCCAGGGCCTGCAcgaggaggcaggaggaggcgAACACCCCCGAGCGCAGCCGCATCCTGGTACGGACCCGGCGGCGGTATCGGCCCCAGCCCCAACCCGTCCCGGGCGGCGCTGCGCCGCCTctgcggggcggccccgccggcggTCCGGCCCTGCCACCGAGCCCCGCCCCCTACCCGCGCTGACCAACCAGCGACCACCGCAAGCGCCCGCCGAGCCTCGCTATTGGCCAGCGGCGACCCCGCCCCTTCTCGAGAGAGAGGCGGCAACGCCGGGCCGGAAGTGTGGCCCCGCGCACCGCCCCTTCAGCGGCGAGCGCGGATCTCGAGCCGGCATCCCGCGTACCGGACCCGCGTCCCGCATCCCGCATCTCAGACCCGCGTCCTGCATCTCGACCCCCCCTACCCCCCGCCCGCGTCCCACTCTCCCGTTCTACCCCTGTTCTCTGCACCCCACCCCGTGTCCTACCCCTGCGACCCACCCCCGCGTCACACCCCGCCATCCCACCCAGCCCCGCGTTCCCCAGCGGAGAAGGAGCCGCTGGAGCGGGAGGTGAAAGGAGACTTTATGTAATGTTGCCACAGGGAGAGCATGGCAGGTGAGGAAGGAGTCCAAGCCGGGGACTGTTGCAGGTGTTTGGCAAAGCAGAACCTTTCCTCTCTACACACGCACACATTTCTCAATACAGCTGAATAGTGATAACCTTTCAGTCTTTCCATTGGAATGGAAACAGACTGGAGCAAGTGGGGCATGGCAGACGAATGGGGAGAAATAAGTTTTAAAGGTTTTAAGAAACTGAAGACACTCTGCAAAGTGAAGCAGTTTATACTGGTCTCACTATTGCTCATGGATTTAGGATGATAGCCTCGGAATTTCATTCTTCCAAACAA from Chiroxiphia lanceolata isolate bChiLan1 chromosome Z, bChiLan1.pri, whole genome shotgun sequence encodes:
- the PIGG gene encoding GPI ethanolamine phosphate transferase 2 isoform X7; this translates as MRLRSGVFASSCLLVQALGVALFLRGFFPVPVRSLPRREARADSPAEPAPPGPGVVSNWTKIPAPLFNKVVIVLIDALRDDFVFGSKGKQFMPYTTQVVEKGTSYSFIAEAKPPTVTMPRIKALMTGSIPGFIDVVVNLNSPALLDDNLIWQAKAAGKRIIFYGDDTWVKLFPKHFMEYDGTTSFFVSDFTEVDDNVTRHLDRVLKREDWDILILHYLGLDHIGHISGPNSPLVGPKLREMDNILKKIHISLLSKEEASLPNLLVVCGDHGMSETGSHGGSSEGEVHTPLLFISSAFEKRSGPLTQPERVQQTDLASTLAVGLGLPISRNSVGNLILPVVGGKTMREQLRFVHLNGFQLSRLLQENTPAYEKGTSLFGVRT